From Pseudoalteromonas viridis, one genomic window encodes:
- a CDS encoding TonB-dependent receptor — MTTKGAVPVNLGNKYSLIASAVAAAITVSGAAQAQQQATKQDKKVETIIVSGTPGGAGIRKLDASFAVTNVDAVQIERLAPKSTADLLKSVPGIWVESSGGESGANVFVRGFPGGGDAPFLTVSLQGSPIYPAPTLSFLENSSIFRLDETIARMEGLRGGPNPVVSNGQPGLTTNFHLKRGSEDTEGTVKYTTSDYGLQRIDGVLSGELSDDLYYMIGGYAKRSSGIRDAGFTSEKGHQFTINLTKEFDNGEFNVYTRQTDDTGAWYLPTPLNVEGVDAGFTQLGTLNRQAVIHVAGQDMEIDLGEGRGWKGHVSGGSLKLELANGWQLIDRFSLTNGDANTYGLVPDGAATKLASVADDGSSATGAVTGTVYDGDTWVQNYGRWVVLKDIEAFTNDLAISKDFSSVNSAFGIYTATTSAKDWWSLGNSAYHVLTAGGEALTGIECNSSAEGCGFNYDINSTGDATTVAFYTTHSYRATDALTLDLGLRSEKHEVDYSVDEGLDGTIDKFVTYDERKTSWTLGADFKLDDQSGVFARMNKGYKMPYFDDFRDNYGAYQGGERLIKAVTQAEIGYKYMGESSDVFATLFANEVQGDTFVRKPGDPAEILTNEAMGIEVDYNFNHSSGFSVNMNATWQKTEITESPNNVGNEAQRQPGWQVRVTPSYEFELGDMFATVYGTISAVDDRFGNNENTVVLDGYEKFDLGFTLEPTEQVKLMVSVDNLTDEQGITEGDPRNADAPNGRYIMPRSVKLSVSYSF, encoded by the coding sequence ATGACAACCAAGGGGGCAGTTCCTGTGAACCTAGGCAACAAATACTCTTTAATCGCATCCGCGGTGGCAGCAGCCATAACCGTATCGGGCGCTGCACAGGCGCAGCAACAAGCCACAAAGCAAGACAAAAAAGTCGAAACCATCATTGTATCGGGTACTCCTGGTGGTGCCGGTATTCGTAAGCTGGACGCCAGTTTTGCAGTTACGAACGTCGATGCCGTACAAATTGAGCGCCTGGCGCCAAAAAGCACGGCAGATCTGCTTAAATCAGTCCCTGGGATTTGGGTTGAGAGCTCAGGTGGTGAGTCTGGCGCCAACGTATTTGTACGTGGCTTTCCCGGCGGTGGCGACGCCCCATTTTTGACTGTCAGCCTGCAAGGTTCACCTATCTACCCGGCCCCGACTTTGTCGTTCCTGGAAAACTCGTCTATTTTCCGACTTGATGAAACCATAGCTCGCATGGAAGGTCTGCGTGGCGGACCAAACCCGGTTGTTTCAAACGGCCAGCCAGGTCTGACAACCAACTTCCACCTTAAGCGCGGCTCAGAAGATACCGAAGGCACAGTAAAATACACCACCTCTGACTACGGCTTACAGCGTATTGATGGAGTACTCAGCGGTGAACTCAGCGACGACCTTTACTACATGATTGGTGGCTATGCAAAACGCTCTTCGGGGATCCGTGACGCGGGCTTTACCTCAGAAAAAGGCCATCAGTTTACCATAAACCTGACTAAAGAATTCGATAATGGCGAGTTCAACGTCTACACCCGTCAAACCGACGACACCGGCGCCTGGTACCTACCAACCCCACTCAACGTTGAGGGCGTAGATGCCGGCTTTACCCAGCTGGGCACTCTGAACCGCCAGGCCGTCATTCATGTTGCCGGTCAGGACATGGAGATTGACCTAGGCGAAGGCCGTGGCTGGAAGGGTCATGTTTCCGGTGGTAGCCTGAAACTTGAGCTGGCTAACGGCTGGCAACTGATTGATCGCTTTAGCCTGACAAACGGCGACGCAAATACCTATGGTCTGGTGCCTGACGGCGCAGCAACAAAGTTAGCCAGCGTGGCTGATGACGGTAGCAGCGCAACAGGTGCAGTGACTGGCACTGTGTACGACGGCGATACTTGGGTACAAAACTATGGCCGTTGGGTTGTCCTCAAAGACATTGAGGCATTCACCAATGACCTAGCCATCAGTAAAGACTTTTCGTCGGTGAACAGCGCCTTTGGTATTTACACGGCAACCACCTCAGCAAAAGACTGGTGGAGCCTGGGTAACTCTGCTTATCACGTACTTACCGCAGGCGGCGAAGCGCTCACTGGCATTGAATGTAACAGCAGCGCCGAAGGTTGTGGCTTTAATTACGACATCAACAGTACTGGTGACGCAACCACAGTGGCGTTTTACACCACCCACAGCTACCGTGCCACCGACGCGCTCACATTGGACTTAGGCCTGCGCAGCGAAAAGCACGAAGTAGACTACTCGGTCGATGAAGGATTGGACGGCACCATAGATAAGTTTGTTACTTATGATGAGCGCAAAACCTCCTGGACTCTGGGTGCCGACTTCAAACTGGATGACCAAAGCGGTGTCTTCGCACGTATGAACAAAGGCTACAAAATGCCTTACTTCGACGATTTTCGCGACAACTACGGTGCCTATCAGGGTGGCGAGCGTCTGATCAAAGCAGTCACTCAAGCCGAGATTGGCTATAAATACATGGGCGAAAGCAGCGATGTATTCGCGACATTATTCGCCAATGAAGTACAGGGCGACACTTTTGTGCGCAAACCAGGTGATCCCGCTGAGATCCTGACCAACGAAGCCATGGGTATTGAAGTCGATTATAACTTCAACCACAGCTCCGGTTTTAGTGTCAATATGAATGCCACCTGGCAGAAAACCGAAATCACTGAAAGTCCGAACAATGTTGGCAACGAAGCCCAGCGTCAGCCTGGCTGGCAGGTGCGCGTAACGCCAAGCTACGAATTTGAGCTGGGTGATATGTTTGCCACCGTTTACGGAACCATTTCAGCCGTTGATGACCGCTTTGGTAACAACGAAAACACTGTGGTACTGGATGGCTACGAGAAGTTCGATCTGGGCTTTACGCTGGAACCAACGGAGCAGGTAAAACTCATGGTATCGGTGGATAACCTAACAGATGAGCAGGGTATCACTGAGGGCGACCCACGTAATGCCGACGCACCAAACGGCCGTTACATTATGCCGCGCAGTGTTAAACTCAGCGTTAGCTACAGCTTCTAA
- a CDS encoding HAD family hydrolase: MIKVVLWDLDGTLIDSESMHYQAILAANERIGLKLDDGFELAPGLEGVSVFSALCEQAGFTRTERYSEWYQYTIDYALQNLSDSPHLSLNIEWVEAFSKRGIRQCVVSNSDAQIVSQAIQELQIGAYIERFFSRDMVQHGKPNPAIYLHALDALGISPNQAVAIEDSCSGVTAAKAAGLFTLAYNNDVASADLYLNDVQVKRQQVFESILS; the protein is encoded by the coding sequence ATGATAAAAGTTGTACTGTGGGATTTAGATGGTACTTTGATTGACAGTGAGTCGATGCACTATCAGGCTATTTTAGCGGCGAATGAACGAATTGGGCTTAAACTGGATGACGGCTTTGAGCTGGCTCCCGGTCTGGAAGGGGTGTCAGTGTTTTCAGCTTTGTGTGAACAAGCAGGGTTTACCCGAACAGAGCGCTACTCTGAGTGGTATCAATATACCATTGATTATGCATTGCAAAACTTGTCAGATTCACCGCATCTCAGCCTTAATATTGAGTGGGTCGAGGCGTTTTCTAAGCGAGGCATTCGGCAATGTGTCGTATCAAACTCAGATGCTCAAATTGTCAGCCAGGCTATTCAAGAACTACAGATTGGTGCCTACATTGAGCGGTTCTTTTCACGGGATATGGTGCAGCATGGCAAACCGAACCCTGCCATATATTTGCATGCGCTCGACGCGTTAGGAATTTCGCCAAATCAAGCGGTGGCCATAGAGGACAGTTGCTCAGGTGTTACAGCGGCAAAGGCGGCCGGTCTGTTTACCCTGGCTTATAATAATGACGTAGCCAGTGCCGACCTTTACCTTAATGATGTGCAAGTTAAGCGTCAGCAGGTATTTGAAAGCATATTAAGTTAA
- a CDS encoding DMT family transporter, whose amino-acid sequence MDNNQKSAVCWILSDSFILSLMLLLGGILGKSVSPFQVVFLVNVMAAVAAITLFSKGRWENIRPTNMSLHVYRGALGVSSTVCLFYALQYLSLAEVTAINFFVPLITSVLSVYIFKEKPKHYVYGAIILNLAGVLLMLSPKLLNEVGNSESPLIGLAFSLCAVTVLVIYNVNLKRIGNAEKVIPQMVFGPLYSALLLLPVMYFVWTPLDTQSWLLIMVYGALLITKLAARFFAFNKSDLSKLMPLEYAQILFSSILGYLFLNQTQSVLGLVGIALIVLSSVSHLLFMHFENKQINDSSLGGSQ is encoded by the coding sequence ATGGATAATAATCAAAAATCGGCAGTCTGTTGGATTTTGTCTGACTCATTTATACTTAGTCTGATGTTGCTGCTAGGTGGGATCCTGGGGAAGTCAGTGAGTCCATTTCAGGTCGTCTTTTTGGTCAATGTCATGGCGGCTGTTGCTGCTATTACCTTGTTTTCAAAAGGGCGTTGGGAGAATATCAGGCCGACTAACATGTCTTTGCATGTGTATCGAGGTGCGCTTGGGGTCAGTTCAACTGTGTGCCTTTTTTATGCCTTGCAGTACCTAAGTCTGGCCGAAGTAACGGCAATCAACTTTTTTGTTCCTCTGATCACATCGGTATTATCTGTTTATATTTTCAAAGAAAAGCCCAAACACTATGTTTATGGGGCGATTATTTTGAATCTGGCAGGGGTGCTTTTGATGCTTTCTCCCAAGCTGCTCAACGAGGTTGGCAACAGTGAAAGCCCGTTAATAGGGTTAGCATTCTCTTTGTGCGCCGTGACCGTTTTAGTGATTTACAATGTGAATCTGAAACGCATTGGCAATGCGGAAAAAGTGATACCTCAAATGGTATTTGGGCCTTTGTACTCAGCATTGCTCTTACTGCCAGTCATGTATTTTGTCTGGACTCCGCTAGATACACAGAGCTGGTTATTGATTATGGTTTATGGTGCGCTGTTGATCACTAAACTGGCAGCCAGGTTTTTTGCGTTTAACAAAAGCGACTTATCAAAGTTAATGCCACTGGAATACGCACAGATCCTGTTTTCCAGTATTCTAGGGTACCTCTTTCTTAATCAAACTCAGTCCGTCTTAGGGCTTGTTGGTATCGCTCTGATTGTGCTGTCGAGTGTATCGCACTTGCTGTTCATGCATTTTGAGAATAAACAAATCAATGATTCTTCACTGGGAGGCAGCCAATGA
- a CDS encoding hemolysin D → MKLKHLACIVAVAASAQVGAFTQLGGGGVMPIGHEWLTRTSALELLAQDTKVEDANDPRLSWEQGLAKSTELNIAQTEVAKILANRRNDNTYYSEYDAIFAAIVGERWVDIAGFNVTNASIDPTGPNCFNAVAQEPAELQQDHFMRRYDDVGGAGGVDAAKRGQARFIDHFVNAAMAKSKQIKVWDGGGYASAVEVDHNYFLFGRAVHLFQDSFSPEHTVRLPEDNYEKVWQVKAYLCSEGAEQHTHATGDAISYESGDVIWHPGTRTDGSWDGYRPSNMKPVALVALEASKDLWAAFIRTMAMPVEQRESYARVQAQMLVDAWLSFDETAMRQWYDDESRRDHTYVLAPGESGKGKSLEQCMAELNVGTVSQLERVAQLDEERRQCLYNVEAVEGYEDVNDPLMDMPYNWKWKSPFWKTAPDGWTAPELPADASKAMILKSAETGLSVSSESGLENNARLKASGGQPVEFLGVTGKDQQVYFRSRHNAELFLSYSASSSGYVKLWDSAKESGFDLIDQGGVWNLKNTHWDQYVWLDTSTQQLHLNRYGKASNDNAKWMIEYR, encoded by the coding sequence GTTAAAACATCTTGCTTGTATTGTTGCGGTTGCAGCAAGTGCTCAAGTCGGCGCATTTACCCAGTTAGGTGGCGGCGGTGTTATGCCCATAGGCCACGAATGGCTCACCAGAACCTCAGCGCTTGAGTTGCTGGCCCAAGACACTAAGGTGGAAGATGCGAATGACCCCCGTCTGAGCTGGGAGCAGGGCCTGGCGAAATCAACAGAACTGAACATCGCACAAACGGAAGTCGCAAAAATTCTTGCCAATCGTCGCAATGACAACACCTATTACTCAGAATACGACGCGATTTTTGCCGCCATTGTGGGTGAGCGTTGGGTCGATATTGCCGGGTTTAACGTCACCAATGCGAGTATCGACCCAACTGGTCCGAATTGTTTTAACGCAGTGGCTCAGGAGCCAGCCGAGCTGCAACAAGATCATTTTATGCGCCGTTATGACGACGTGGGCGGCGCTGGTGGCGTCGATGCGGCCAAGCGCGGACAGGCGCGTTTTATTGACCACTTTGTGAATGCCGCTATGGCAAAAAGTAAACAGATCAAGGTCTGGGATGGCGGCGGTTATGCCAGTGCCGTAGAGGTTGACCATAACTACTTCCTGTTTGGCCGTGCTGTACACCTGTTCCAGGATTCATTCAGCCCGGAGCATACTGTACGCCTGCCTGAAGACAACTACGAAAAAGTGTGGCAGGTAAAAGCCTACTTGTGCTCTGAAGGTGCAGAGCAGCACACGCATGCAACTGGCGATGCCATCAGTTATGAAAGTGGTGATGTGATCTGGCACCCAGGTACACGTACCGATGGCAGCTGGGATGGCTATCGCCCGAGCAATATGAAACCTGTCGCACTGGTGGCGCTGGAAGCCAGTAAAGACCTTTGGGCGGCGTTTATCCGCACCATGGCAATGCCGGTTGAACAGCGAGAAAGCTATGCACGTGTGCAAGCTCAGATGCTGGTCGACGCCTGGTTATCATTCGATGAAACGGCGATGCGTCAGTGGTATGACGATGAAAGTCGTCGCGATCACACCTATGTGCTGGCACCGGGTGAATCAGGGAAAGGTAAATCTCTTGAACAGTGTATGGCTGAGCTGAATGTGGGCACAGTGAGTCAACTTGAACGCGTTGCGCAGTTAGACGAAGAACGTCGTCAGTGCCTTTATAATGTTGAGGCCGTAGAGGGCTACGAAGACGTGAACGATCCGCTGATGGACATGCCTTACAACTGGAAATGGAAATCGCCATTTTGGAAAACCGCGCCTGACGGTTGGACGGCACCCGAGTTACCTGCCGACGCATCTAAGGCCATGATCCTGAAAAGTGCCGAAACAGGGCTGAGCGTATCGAGCGAGTCCGGGCTTGAAAACAACGCAAGGCTGAAAGCCAGCGGAGGACAGCCGGTTGAGTTTTTGGGAGTAACGGGCAAAGATCAGCAAGTGTATTTTCGCAGTCGTCACAATGCTGAATTGTTTCTAAGCTACAGCGCGTCTTCAAGTGGTTACGTCAAACTATGGGATTCTGCCAAAGAATCCGGGTTTGATTTGATAGATCAAGGTGGCGTCTGGAATCTCAAAAATACCCATTGGGATCAGTATGTGTGGCTTGATACCAGCACACAGCAGCTGCATCTGAACCGTTACGGTAAGGCAAGTAACGATAACGCAAAATGGATGATTGAATACCGATAG